The genomic interval ATTACTGAAAAAAATTGACAGAAAATTTCCGACTTTCAGTGCATAGCAATTGTAGATAAATTTTAAACTTTTCTAATAACGGAATAAGGATATACCGAGAAAACGGTTTAATGGTCAAAAATAGTTGGTAAAGAGTTCTGTACACTATGTAAACAATGAGAAAGAAGAAAGTTTGTTGAAATCAGTTTCAAAAAACTTTTTTTGTTTTATGAAAAGTTCAAAAAAAGCGTTGTTGGGCTTGCAAAAGTCTTGATACAATAAAGTGGGGAAAGCAACAAAATAAACAAAGATATAAATGTAAAAACTGTGACATTTTTTTCACTTCCGACAATAAATCTGTTAGTATTTCCAATAGATTTATTTGGTTTAAAAAATGGATTATCAGAAGGAGAACCATTGGTGAGTTAGTAAAAGAAAGTCCTTATTCTGAAAAAACATTAAGAAGGTTTTTCTATCATTACCTTTCAAAAGCTCCTGTGTTATCAGTATTTCCTTCCTTAAAAGTAAATTTAATAATTGACGGGACATATTTCAGTAATGGTATTTGTTTAGTTCTGTATAGAAACAGTATGATGAAATTTACACAACTTTATCGGTTTTCTGATAGAGAGCATTACTCAGAAATCAAAGAAGATTTATTGAACCTTTTAAAACTTGGTGTTCAAATAGAAAGTGTTACTTGTGATGGTCATAAGTCTATAATTAAAGCAGTGAGAGAATCCCTCCCGGATACTATATTGCAACGTTGTCTTGTTCATATACAAAGAGATTGCCGTGTTTGGTTAACTAAAAAACCAAAAAGTGAAGCAGGTTACAAACTTAGAGAAATAAGCTCCAAGATTTATTTGATTAAATCTCATTATGAACTAAGCTTTTGGCTGTTAGAC from Bacteroidales bacterium carries:
- a CDS encoding transposase translates to MMKFTQLYRFSDREHYSEIKEDLLNLLKLGVQIESVTCDGHKSIIKAVRESLPDTILQRCLVHIQRDCRVWLTKKPKSEAGYKLREISSKIYLIKSHYELSFWLLDLHNWYEEYKGFISKKSYNPETNRYWFTHKSVRRSFMTIKRALPNMFHYLDNPMIPKTTNSIESFFGHMKGHLNIHRGLSYKHRKQYLMWYLYFKNKEKGF